The region CGAGACGAGCACGGAACGCAGTGGATGCAAAAAGTGGAAGACAATCGGGAAGGGCTCTGCACACGAGGAATGGAATTGTCTCCCCGCGAAAAAGACCGGGCGGTCTTCACGTTCACCGCGCCGGCCAATGCCGCGCCGGCCGCGCATTTCACGCTGGCCTATCATGAAAAATCACCCCGGCGGGATGCGGGATTCTTCATTGAAGGCTTGAAGGCCGACACGCCGTCCGCACCGGCGGTATCTGTCACTCCTTAACCATCACGGAACATCCATGACCGCACACACGATGAAACAAGTTCTGACCATTGCCGGATCCGATTCCGGCGGCGGCGCCGGCATTCAAGGCGACCTCAAAGCCATGTCGGCCCACGGCGTATTTGCCCTCTCGGTCATCACCGCCATCACGGCGCAGAACACGGAAGAAGTCACGGACGTCTTTGAATTGCCGCCCTCGATCATTGCCGCACAACTCGATGCGGTCTTCGACGACTTCGATATCTCCGCCGTGAAAACCGGCATGCTCTCGTCCACCGCCATCGTGGAACTCGTGGCCAAGATGCTGGCCCCGCAGAAGGTGGCCAATCTGGTGGTCGATCCGGTCATGGTCTCCAAGACCGGGCATGCACTGCTGAAACCGGACGCGATCGAAGCCATGAAGAAGCTCTTGTTCCCGCAGGCCCTCGTCGTAACGCCCAATATTCATGAGGCGCAGCAGCTCTCCGGCCTCGCCATCGAAAATATCTCCGACGCCCGGCGTGCCGCCAAGATCATCCACGGCTTCGGCAGCAAGTATGTCCTGATCAAAGGCGGCC is a window of Nitrospira sp. DNA encoding:
- the thiD gene encoding bifunctional hydroxymethylpyrimidine kinase/phosphomethylpyrimidine kinase; translated protein: MTAHTMKQVLTIAGSDSGGGAGIQGDLKAMSAHGVFALSVITAITAQNTEEVTDVFELPPSIIAAQLDAVFDDFDISAVKTGMLSSTAIVELVAKMLAPQKVANLVVDPVMVSKTGHALLKPDAIEAMKKLLFPQALVVTPNIHEAQQLSGLAIENISDARRAAKIIHGFGSKYVLIKGGHLPADRATDLLYDGRFFNIYKGEFIDTPHTHGTGCTFASALAAQLARGKSVPDAVQAAKTYLTEAIRHSLAIGHGTGPTNHFYFLES